The nucleotide sequence AGATGCAGCTAAACAGCTGCAGTCCCTGCTCTCCCTTATGGATATATTGGGCTTGAGTTCCCGACATGGTTGACTCATCTGTTGTGAATAAACGAATAGGCTACTGTAGGATCCAATTGCACCTTAAACCAGGTTGTCTGTTAGGATATAGAGTCAAATTTGATTTCATTGTGTTCAAAATAAGGCTAAAGCTATTAGTAACATTAATTAGGATAAATTGATACGTATTGAAGATACAGTGAATCACGACTGTTGTATCAGCATCTTTATCATTTGAAGCATTTTGCTCATAGTGTTGTTTTAtcactcaccaccaccaccatcataatGAGATTACAGCCATGAGTGAAGTTGAAAGATGTTCCCTTCAGCATGGCATTTGTGATTTATGGGTCACAGTGACCGAATTACTACTGCCACCTACTTCTTTAAAAGTGTACTTTGCCTgtattatttctctatttcaaTGGGGAGAcatgtgctcctctctctctggtgtaACCATAAGGATGTGACACCTTATCACGTGGTTGAGTGTTGAATGAGAGTATTTCATGCCTCTGGAATGCCGTGATGACAcaccctttctgtctctctatgaCATGCCGCAACATGTTGGCAGGCCAGGCTGtatcttttttttcttcacacCAATTGGCTCAGAGAGGCATCATTAATGCATCACAGGCGTAGACAACATGTACATGCAGGTACAAGTACGCATAGTACAACCATGCACACCCACCACTTACACACCCATTCTCATAATCCTTATATTTATTATATGACATATtatctaggtgaaagctatgctcccttattaatgtcacctgttaaatccacttcaatctggttaaagaaggatttttaagccttgagacaattaagacatggattgtgtatgtgcgccattcagagggtgaacaggcaagacaaaatatttaagtgcctttgaacggggtatggtagtaggtgccaggcacagcGATTTGTTTCAGGAACTGCaatgttgctgggtttttcatgcacaacagtttccagtgtgtatcaagaatggcccaccacccaaaggacatccagccaacttgacacaactgtgggaagcattacaGTCACCATGGGCCAGCTTCGGgggtacacatattttgcagatgttattgcaggtgcagcgaaattaTTATGTttgtagctccaacagtgcagtaatacctaacaatataaAACCATACacacaaattcaaaaaataaaaataaaggaattaagaaatatcagaaagagcaatgtcagagttcggaatataaatatataacaggaggctgctgataggaggacggctcataatattgTCTGGAActgagcgaatggaatggcattaaacacatggaaaccacgtgtttgatatatttgataccattcctctAATTATGATACTGCCATTACCACGAGcatgtcctccccaattaaggtgtcaccaacctcctttgacatatataaatatatgtatatgatggtgtgtatggacagtatatgaatagaaaagttgtgtacagcagtagctatatatatatatatatatgagccttgactagaatatgaagtgggtaaaacagtatttACACTTTATTAAAATGACCCGTGTTCAATGACCATGTACATAGGgtagcagtctctaaggtgcagggtagagtaccgggtggtagcaggctagtaacagtgacaaAGTTcaaggcagggtactgggcggaggctggctagtggtggtgactatttaacagtttCATGGCCTGGATATATAAGGTGTTTTTCACTCTCtatgtcccagctttgatgcacctgtactgtctccgccttctgGTAGCAGgatgaacaggccatggctcagaTGGAGGCttaagaaatttgtcttggcctcTGAGGTTGAAGAagactgttgcgccttcttcaccacagtgTTGGTATGGTGAGACTatttcaggtcctcagtgatgtcAGTCTTCGTGAATCATGAAATGTTCATTACAAATTCATCAGTTCCTTCAACCTAGGCTGAAGGTGTATTCATTACGCTGAATCTGTTGATAAACGTTTTGTCTGTTGCAAAATCTGCTGcttaaatgttttgcaacagaaaccgTTTATTCCAAACAGAAATCTTTACTGTTTTTAAACAAGTAATAACTTGATCTCTTTTGTCACTTTTTACATTTACAAGTTTACAATTAGTCACCATGAGCCACTGTTTCAGAAGACATCATGGGCTACCTTCTATAAAACTATAGCTAGCCATAACTCAATCCATCTCTTTATCCAAAGAACAGCAAGGATTTCCGTTTGAAGTAAAcggtttctgttgcaaaacgtttttcaacagattTTGCAACAgacgaaacgttttgcaacagaatcggcgtaatgaataAACCCCATGCCTAGGTTGAAAGCGCGGATGAATATGTAATTCAGAGTTtcctactgtactgtctttggtttAATGATTAGCGAAGACTGATATCCCGGAAAACCAATCAGTGCACAGGCTGAAACTTTATTTTGGACCAATAGAAGTATTTTGCTTATCCACGCTGCCACGCAGGCACAGAAGACGACCATTAATAGCTAAGGTAAAGTAAAAGAGGCGGGTTCTAGGAAGCACCATAGGACACGTAGGTAGATGTAATGTTTGGCTTTTTAAATAGTGAATATTGTATTCCATGAGTAGGTCATAGAGTTAttgatatgtttttttttaataaacaCTCATGTACATTTAAATATGTTATTCTGTTTTGATTGTGTCAATTGTGTTCACACAAATGGTGGCAAAACCTAACCAGCTTTTCAGTTAGCATTCGGTAGCTAGCCCCAGACTAGCAGCCAAGAGTAACGATAACGACGAAAAAACTGCTAATTAACGTTAGCAACATTGAAAcataactagctaactaacttcTGGATGCGATGATCCAGCAACGTATAAAATTGCGTTGCAGAACGTTATCAAACccaaacattgtgtttctatttttAAACAGGTGTTTACAATGGACCTTCCACATCATGGCTACCGAGCAAGTGGTAAGTAGCTATCTACATGTTATCTATCTGCTACAGCTAACTAATAATGTAGCTTGTTAGAGTTAggtaacgcttcgaacacaccgactgttttggtacaccagaagtacattcatttccaatggaacgctgcgtttaCTTTGTTTtacgttctgtgtggtgcatacgttagatttatcgaacgtatgcgtcaAACTATATGCGTAGactgcttgacagaaatggtagtagaaggtgaatgttgaactttttgttgcatacatatccagatgatgctgcatacTATTTTGTGCAATAACTCTTCGAACACACCAAAAGAGTAATCGAAAGTATGCGTCAAGCTTTATACTTTGACTGCTTGACATAAATTGAAGCAGAAAgggaatgttgaacttttgttgcgcACATAACCAGATGTTGTTTAGTATTTTGTACAACCACACTATTGGTGTGATCAAGGCATTGAGCTTTTGTTGGACACATATCCAgattagggctcccgagtggtgcagtggtctaagacactgcatctcattgctagaggcgtcactacagacccaggttcgatccggggctgtatcacaaccagccgtaatctggagtcccatagggcagcgcgcAATTGACCCAGAGTCGTTCGGgtgaggggagggtttggccggtgtaggacatcattgtaaaataaaaatgtgttcttaactgactaaattaaggttaaataaatattatgCTGCATACTATTTTGCTCAATGAAGCTATCGATGTGATCAAAGCCTGAGGCTATCATTGCATCCCGCATGACTATTGTTTGTAGTTGCAGGTTTGATACTCATATTGTCACTTATAATTGCCTTAACTGTTATGTAATTGTCATACTTCACCCTAGCCCATTCATAGACTAACTGAACCAGAATCTGTGTGTTACATGCTGACTAGACTGGGCATGCGCATGTTGATTTTTGTCAATCCACAACAGATGTgatcaggacacacaggttgaaatatcaaaaagaactctgaaccaactatattaatttggggacaggttgaaatgcatgaaacattcatggcaatttagctagctagcttgttgttgctagctaatttgtctttggatataaatattgggttgttattttacctgaaatgcacaaggtcctctactctgacaattagtCCACAGATTAAAAGGTAAAtctagttagtttctagtaatctctcctccttcagtcttcttctttggactttatatggcaaaCAACTTTAAGATGCATTACCACcaccgactggagtgtggacctcagttcatctttcaatcacccatgttgGTATATGATCCTAAAAACGACTGAGGAGATGGAGGTGGGACTTGCAGCGCCTGGCTATGCAGACGCTCgcgagcagtttggatgaaatgattgaataacatgtatgtgcaCATTTATTTTTGCAATGCTCGCGTACGTAATgcaagcggtgtggtcagcatgttagacctCTAACGCACAGAAAGCTCAGACTCAAACTCCCTTTCACCAATTCTGCAAGCATTGTAATGTCAAAATACTTGATAACCAAATGTGGAGTTTTGCTAAGTAACTATCTTCATTTACTTCTGCTACGGTTGGTATGTATTTCCAAAAAAGTTCTAAATTATAATGTACATTATAACGCTTGCAGAGCTGGTGAATGGGAGTTTGAATCTGAACTTTCTCGTTGTTCGAGAGGTCTCTGATGCACAAATACTGTTTTTTGTTAAGAGCCCCGATGCTTGCTCCAAACACTAAAGCACATTGCTTGTGTTACGTTTTTGGAAACATTAGGAACATATCTTTCATGTCAGCGCGAAATAAAAAAGGTTAAATTACTACATACCTTTTTAATTGGGTTAGGGGTTCCCACATGGCCATATTTCCATACAGTTTACAGAAAACACAGGAGACCGTCAACTTTTTGTGCTAAATAGTTAACTGCGTCTCCGAACACTTTTGTGAAGACGGATGCCACAgtgttacattttacattttagtcatttagcagacgctcttatccagagcgacttacagtagagtgcatacattttattacattttacatactgagacaaggatatccctaccggccaaaccctccctaacccggacgacgctatgccaattgtgcgtcgccccacggacctcccggttgcggccggctgcgacagagcctgggcacgaacccagcccagcctgggcgcgaacccagagactctggtggcgcagctagcactgcgatgcagtgccctagaccactgcgccacctgggaggTCCCTGAAATTATGTAGGCTGCAACTGTGTTaagtgtacagtaagtgtataatttgaaattattttgatgttttatgtttctagaaccgtacctcaattgagaatcgattcatgtttagatggagtatttggctgttttggccaAATCTTACACACTACCCTACTCTCCCCCACTTCCGTATCTTACACACTACCCTATGCTCATTCCCATTTGTCCCTCTGTAGCAAAGCCAAGAGCCCGTGCAGCTCCCCCCGCCGGGGACCCTCTCCTCTTTGACGATACCAGTTCGGCAGCGCCACCAATGAACAGTCAGGGTTTCTACACCCCTGGGTACAACATGGGAGGGGCTCCAGCTGGAGGGCCAGGGGGTGCTGGGGTCAACAACCTGTTTGCTGACCCAATGGCCAGTGCAGCCATGATATATGGCTCTTCCCTGGCCAACCAGGGAAAGGATATTGTCAACAAGGAGGTGAGAGAATCACACTACAGACTGGTCTCATTTTCATTAGGGTGATGGCCACGTTCCAGCAACTGAACAGTTAAATAGACTAGAGTTGCTGCTGGTGTGTTGCATTTACCTGTGGTTACCGATCCACAGGTGAGGTTTTATTAATGGACTTCAGCCAGATAGGATGGTTAGGGTAAAGCTGTGCATGAGGTAGCCACATGAGCTATAGAGCTGGTCTGCGTCTATTACTTGACTCAGTTTGTGCCTGAGGGAGCCTACTGTTCACCTCTTCCATAGTTACTTCCTTAGAAGCCTGGATGAGGCTGTATGAGACTTAGCCCATTTCCTAGACTACAGTCCGAACCCTTGTCTAgcttggctcccgagtggcgcagcggtctaaggcactgcatctcaatgctagaggcgtcactacagaccctggttcgattcccaggctgtatcacaaccggccgtgattgggagtcccatagggcggcacacaattggcccaacgtcacctgggttagggtttggccggggtagttccgtcattgtaaataagaatgtgttcttacctgacttgcctagttaaatagtaAATAAATAGCTGTATAACATTTACCCACTTAACGAGTTATTTGCTGACCCGTGCTTGTTTGGTGACGCTTTTCCAATATCTGAGCCTTTATCCGTAATTGGTAGACGATTCTGAGTAGGAAATCGTTGTTTGCATCGCTGAGCAGTGCCCAATAAATAATTAAATCCAATTGTTGGATGCTACCACCCCCTCCAAATCGCTTTGCGCGGACAACTGTCTGTTTCACACCTGTTTGCACTAGCTAATCAGCCTCGCAGGCAAGAAACAGACAAATTAGAATGGCGCATGTATGGGCAAACATTGACATCCATGTTTTGATTTGGAAGTGGCTGGTGCATCTACCAATTGGATTTAAATCTTTCGACGCAAACAACGATTTCCCAATCAGAACCGTCTGCTGATTTAAGGCTCCGATGTCGGATAAGTATAGCCTCAAACAAGCATAGGCACTGGTCGGCAAATAATGAGACTGTGCCAACCATCTTTGATTCCACTTATCATGACAGTTAGAGAAATGAACCTGTGCAATCTCTCTTCAGATCAGCAGGTACGTGTCTGTGAACAAGCTGAAGTATTTCTTTGCCGTCGACAGCAAATATGTAATGAAGAAACTTCTGCTCCTCATGTTCCCATACACACACCAGGTAATCAAGTCATTTTATTACACCAAACGCACCATGTCACGTTCTTGCACACGATGTTCTACACAGTATGATCCTCAACAGCACTGTAGCACACACTGGTGTGTCAAGGTCATGGCGACAGTCTTGGCATTCCTCCTTCATCTCATGTTCTTGTACATATCAGATAGTCGGGCCTCCAAACAAGATAATCACTCTTTAATCACCCTGCTAGCactgtgtgttgatgtgtgtgtgttgtggtcaCACAGAAGATGAGAATTTTCTCTAATGTTGCAGGCGTAAAAAGGACCGATGCATTTGTGCTTCATCAATCTTTATATTAACAAGCATGATACGTTTGCACAAATTACCCTACTCAGATTAGGAAAAATTGTTAGACATTCTGTGCCCTGCTAAATGTTAGATCCAGTAAGAACTATATGTCTGTGCTTCTCTATGATGTTGTGTAAATACATTTCACATTTTGTCGTAATGTCAATAGGACTGGGAAGTTCGTTACCACAGAGACACTCCTCTCACACCCAGGCATGATGTGAATGCACCCGACCTTTACATACCTTGTAAGTACGTTTTATTGATAGGGTATATCAGTGAGATGTTTAATATGGAAGTGACAGACTATGAATTGATTTATTACTGTATTATTTTTCAGCAATGGCTTTCATCACCTACATTTTGCTTGCTGGGATGGCCCTTGGCATTCAGAACAGGTTACATCAACTGCTATTTCTTTACAACTGTACGAACATAGCCAAGCAAATATATGATTTCTGGAGTTAGATACAATGTATTAATTTAAGTGACACTATTTGTCTTGTTTTGTTTATGAATCAACCAACTAATGTTCTCCCCCCTCATCACTATTTTCTCCTCTTCAATGGCAGGTTCAGTCCAGAGGTCCTTGGTCTGTGTGCCAGCACTGCTTTGGTGTGGGTTGTTATAGAGGTCTTGGTCATGTTGTTGAGTCTCTACCTTCTCACTGTTCACTCTGACCTATCCACGTTTGACCTAATTGCCTACAGTGGATACAAATATGTGGGGTAAGGGCTCCATTAGAtttatagctaggtttccatccaattggtgatggattttcatgtgaatattccaAAATCTGCATGAAGAAAATATGTgaattttcccaccagtggtgtgtttacATCAAACGAACTTGTTGCGGATTAAAATCAGTGCgcgatgacgtagtgcacacacaatgtactttttcgctcaagttttcatgtaccgaataaaaatgtaaagttcaatgtgtttccatcacattttcaactctactgatggttttgtcacacacATGGTTCCGTTAAATAGCGAACGTTGCCTACTCTGGTCTTAtgtgctctctagccaacagctggcagatacagcGCGGGTAGGTTAGTCTATATTATGAGATTATTATGCATAAGAGCAAGATATTTTTTATGGGTGGGGGGGTCAAACCGTAGcaagcattgatcatcatgtcaacagaataagaccctcaatattttaTTGGAAATGAGCATCAAGCTCACTgtacactttcaccaccctgtgaagttcatcataagtggtttcatctgtagcctaagactgcatggtttcccgagtcatagtgggaggaccacccACCATATCATCGTATGAATCCAAGTTTGTGAcggttatatcaatatttgcgcatcaAGGTGTTTCCACCGCCGTTTctcacataattaattttacagatgCAAAAAGATACCACCATGTCGAATGAACATTCTCTGCATTTATAAAATTCTACTGAAACTTCCTGTTTCTATCACAGCTgtcatgatttttatttttttatatatacggTATGACTTCACTCAGATTGAAATGTGGTTTATGTTAATTACACTCTATAAGAGATacgtttcttctttttttttacctcaaGTTGTTAaattttgcagacattactgtgaTACCCCTGAGTGATACCGTACTGTGATACCTCTTTGTTTTAGGATGATTTTCACAGTGCTGGGTGGTCTGCTGTTTGGCAGTGATGGTTACTTCGTGGCTCTCGCCTGGTCATCGTGTGCTCTTATGTTTTTCATTGTAAGTACTTTAGAACTCTGGAAATGTGTGTTAAGAATTATTCTGAATTTTTCGTACCTAGTTATGCATTATAGTAGGCAAGTTGACATGGTTTAAGTTTTTGTGTCTTTAAACTTCATGTCCAAGAGTAAGCAGCATTTTGATCATACCACCAGGTCCGTTCTCTCAAAATGAAGATTCTGTCGTCTCTCTCCCATGACTCCATGGGGGCCGGGGCGAGTGCCAAACCAAGACTCCGCctgtacatcactgtggccaccGCCGCCTTTCAGCCAATCATTATCTACTGGCTCACCTCACATCTGGTCAGGTGACCTGGTATGGGGTCTGATGCGGAGGTCCTTTGGTATCGAACTtaagagaaaaaaaaacactgaTGCTTTCTACAAATTTGGTTCTTCTGAGTGTCACTGTTACCTGCCTTTCAGCTCATCTGCCAGAGAAAAGGGGATAATAGATATCGAGCTGTATCTTGTGTTCAGCTTGTGGGTTAGTTTTAAATTAACATTTATTTTTGACTTCTCTACAGTGTGAGACTTTTGTATGCAAGACGCATCGCTTGTCAAAATGGAAGGCTTTTGTTTTCTCACCATGAGTGTTTTATGGCCCTCTTATTTATAGAGAAAGAAGGGTTTTGTATTCATGAAATTGGAATATAAATATGAGAAACATTTCACACCACACTCCTGTGTATGTTGTCCATTTGGGCTTACCAGAAATGTTGCAGTATGGCTAAATGTAAAATGATGGAGCTACTCTGAGGATGTGCTACCAGTGCACTCTTCCCCATTTATCCTTCCCTGTTAAACCCTCCTTTTATTATGTATCTAAACTTTATAGAGCATGAACAACAATCAGTGTTATGTTTTTTGtagaaaaataaacatatttagcTTTGAATTTTAACCATGCCTCTGTCTTTTTAACTGAATGTAAAGTTTCAATGGAAAAATGtcttgctcagttcatctttgacCTTGAATTTGGGAATGCTGTGACAATCATATCTGGAAAGTGGTTTGTCCTCTCCTTGTGTTGGGAAAATAAATACTGAACTGTATCTTTAATGCGGGAACGCGCAGGTGACGCGCAACCTGCAAAGCGTCCTTTTGGTTTCCAAGGGAACACTGGAACGGATAGAAGGCAGACGGGCAGGAATTCGACTTCGATTCTTCGTATGGATATCAGacaatattttttacttttgaaTAATATATTTTGCATAACTCGAGACTTACCGATATACCCTGAACTAATACGTTGCTTTATTGGTAAGCAATGCATTGTTTTCTTTTACTCTGTTTTAAGTATTTATGTCAGCACCTGAGGGGGAGTTTAACAAAAGACTGCTTGACTGATTGTGCTAAATGTAACTTTATATTCTACCGCCATTTTCCGAAGTATGAGCACATTGAGCAGCATTGTTGAGCACCATGTGGCTTCATGAGCAGTCTGCTTTATTTACCCTTTAGAAATAAAAGTAGTTTTCTATTGAGGAAGATTTTATGTATCCACCTGTGCAATGCCTTTTTGCTGCTGTGGCTGTTTGAATCTGCTAGTATAGCTAGCGAAATCATTAATACAAAACcagaagaaaaagggggaggaggacTTTGTTCAGACATTTCTTAATCTTTAACTTGATGTATGTTTTTATATTCTTACCAACTGAATGATCCTGGTGCAGGGCAGAGAGTAGACTGGCTCACAACATTTAGCCACTAATTAATTCAGTAAGACCACCTGATCTGGTCTACCAACGCTGTTATAAATTGGGTTTACTTACGTTTTTCAAATTTTGGAAATACATTGCTGTTAACTTGAGCAAAATTTTTCGCTATGCCTTTGAAATGTTTGACTGCTCTGCTTTGCCCAACAGATCATCTATTGAATGAGTGTATAAGAAGTCTTCTgctgggagagagatggagagtgacacTCACACACTGCCACCCCTTCCTACATCTCTTCTTTATCCCACCACTCTCTACCAGTCCCcacctttctcctctcttctgcaGACGTCTTCCACTGTCCATGTTtcactccctctgtctcctctctcgaTCTCACCATGCCCTACTTGGCTTTCCCCCACAGCCCCAGTTTCCATTCACCTCAAGACTgaatctctctcccctcttttagACTCCCTGTCCCCCCCTCAGTTCCTTGACGGACAAAACTTACACTGCCTCAACTCTCCAACCACATCTGACCAAGATGACTTGACCTGCCTCAACTGGTTACATCAAAGAGGCAATTTGCTTCCCCTGCAGCCCTTGCCCAAAACAACACCACTGCCCCAGCTGGAGCCCCAGGATCCCATACCTACCCAACACCACCTTTCCTCCCCATTCAAGCCCCCTTACTCCTTCAGCAGTCTAATCTTCATGGCGATAGAATACTCGCCAGACAAGAGGCTCCCAGTGAAGGGTATCTATGAATGGATATTGAACAGCTTCCCCTACTACAGAGCAGCACCTGGGGGGTGGAGAAACTCTGTTCGACACAACCTGTCTCTGAGTAAGAGCTTCCGTCGGATTCACAGGGACAAGAACCAGGTGAGATGTGTTCACTCGTCTTCAATGTGCCAATTGCATTAAGTCTTACTTTTTGTTTGAAATAATGGTGTTTTGTGATATTGAAGATTGCGTATGATGTGTTTTTTCAGTCGGTGGGGAAGGGCTCACTGTGGTGCGTGTGTCCAGAATATCGATCCGCTCTTCTCGAGGTGCTTAGGAAGACCCAGTATTACCACAGCACTAACAGCAACTTACTAAACAACCCTGCATTGTGAGTATGAACAAACAGTTTACTGC is from Salvelinus namaycush isolate Seneca chromosome 17, SaNama_1.0, whole genome shotgun sequence and encodes:
- the LOC120062338 gene encoding forkhead box protein N2-like, with the translated sequence MESDTHTLPPLPTSLLYPTTLYQSPPFSSLLQTSSTVHVSLPLSPLSISPCPTWLSPTAPVSIHLKTESLSPLLDSLSPPQFLDGQNLHCLNSPTTSDQDDLTCLNWLHQRGNLLPLQPLPKTTPLPQLEPQDPIPTQHHLSSPFKPPYSFSSLIFMAIEYSPDKRLPVKGIYEWILNSFPYYRAAPGGWRNSVRHNLSLSKSFRRIHRDKNQSVGKGSLWCVCPEYRSALLEVLRKTQYYHSTNSNLLNNPALLEGADYGVSMVCDTVAISALTSDNPPLSSNPPCPLTPDHEELVNMEAVEYEEEVGEEMEKDPLSDSGYIEFHYYQYHQYQYLVLPGDTELDLETVEILQLDAEAQEAAGSLLDLAGGGH
- the yif1a gene encoding protein YIF1A yields the protein MDLPHHGYRASAKPRARAAPPAGDPLLFDDTSSAAPPMNSQGFYTPGYNMGGAPAGGPGGAGVNNLFADPMASAAMIYGSSLANQGKDIVNKEISRYVSVNKLKYFFAVDSKYVMKKLLLLMFPYTHQDWEVRYHRDTPLTPRHDVNAPDLYIPSMAFITYILLAGMALGIQNRFSPEVLGLCASTALVWVVIEVLVMLLSLYLLTVHSDLSTFDLIAYSGYKYVGMIFTVLGGLLFGSDGYFVALAWSSCALMFFIVRSLKMKILSSLSHDSMGAGASAKPRLRLYITVATAAFQPIIIYWLTSHLVR